The Cloeon dipterum chromosome 3, ieCloDipt1.1, whole genome shotgun sequence genome includes a region encoding these proteins:
- the hay gene encoding general transcription and DNA repair factor IIH helicase subunit XPB isoform X1 — MGGPKKFKRDFAGKNLFKRRIEKIENYVMQILEDRRQKKRRREEEDEYRPEDEGEGGELEMVPGCAAQNAEQADEKALEDEYGAKDYRSQMELKADHYSRPLWVAPNGHIFLESFSPVYKHAHDFLIAISEPVCRPEHIHEYKLTPYSLYAAVSVGLQTHDIIEYLKRLSKTTIPEGIMNFIKLCTLSYGKVKLVLKHNKYFVESQFPDVLQKLLKDPVIQECRLRHREEDIEKLGGTTVLEDGLISQTQTKHAVTQFGAKPAPAPPPEAGQSSADGGEEAPAVVPEDITNFYEKMDKEDEEDDQEAVLKTVSFEVNQEKIEVIQKRCIELDYPLLAEYDFRNDSVNPDINIDLKPSAVLRPYQEKSLRKMFGNGRARSGVIVLPCGAGKSLVGVTACCTVRKRALVLCNSSVSVEQWKQQFKMWSTADDSMICRFTSDAKDKPMGSGVLITTYSMITHTQRRSWEAEQTMKWLQEQEWGIMVLDEVHTIPAKMFRRVLTIVQSHCKLGLTATLLREDDKIADLNFLIGPKLYEANWLELQRRGFIARVQCAEVWCPMTPEFFREYLACRTSKKLLLYVMNPTKFQMCQFLIRYHERRCDKIIVFSDNVFALKHYALQMKKPYIYGPTSQNERMQILQNFKYNPKVNTIFVSKVADTSFDLPDANVLIQISSHGGSRRQEAQRLGRILRAKKGAIAEEYNAFFYTLVSQDTIEMGYSRKRSRFLVNQGYSYKVITKLAGMDEEALFYRSREEQGQLLQQVLAASDMDADEERVPGEGGPKSGSSFQRRPGTLSSLSGADDAVYMEYKRSSNVKHPLFKKFRG, encoded by the exons ATGGGAGGAcctaaaaagtttaaaagagACTTCGCTGGtaagaatttattcaaaagaagaattgagaaaattgagaactatgtaatgcaaattttagagGACCGAAGACAAAAGAAACGGAGGAGGGAGGAGGAAGATGAGTACAGACCTGAAGATGAGGGCGAGGGTGGAGAGTTGGAAATGGTTCCAGGCTGTGCTGCCCAAAATGCAGAACAAGCCGATGAGAAAGCCCTTGAAGATGAATATGGGGCGAAAGATTACAGATCCCAAATGGAACTGAAAGCTGATCACTACTCTCGCCCATTGTGGGTG gcaCCTAACGGCCACATTTTCCTAGAATCATTCTCTCCGGTTTACAAACACGCTCACGATTTTCTCATCGCTATTTCGGAGCCAGTCTGTCGTCCTGAACACATCCACGAGTACAAGTTGACTCCTTATTCCTTGTATGCTGCTGTCTCTGTGGGTCTTCAAACACATGATATTATTGAGTATTTGAAAAGGCTGAGCAAAACCACAATTCCTGAAGGAATcatgaatttcatcaaattatgTACTCTGTCCTACGGAAAG GTTAAACTGGTGTTGAAgcacaacaaatattttgtcgaGTCACAGTTTCCTGATGTCCTACAGAAGCTTCTGAAGGATCCTGTGATCCAAGAATGCAGACTGCGCCACAGGGAAGAAGATATTGAAAAACTTGGAGGAACGACTGTTTTGGAAGATGGCCTCATTTCGCAGACTCAAACTAAGCACGCTGTTACCCAG ttCGGCGCCAAGCCTGCTCCAGCACCACCACCAGAGGCTGGGCAAAGCTCTGCTGATGGAGGTGAAGAAGCACCTGCTGTTGTTCCTGAAGATATCACCAATTTCTACGAAAAAATGGACAAGGAGGACGAAGAAGATGACCAAGAAGCGGTTTTGAAAACGGTTTCTTTTGAAGTCAACCAA gaaaaaattgaagtgatTCAAAAGCGTTGCATCGAGCTGGATTACCCACTTCTAGCAGAATATGACTTTAGGAATGACTCAGTAAATCCAGACATCAA CATTGACCTGAAGCCATCGGCTGTTTTGCGCCCTTACCAAGAAAAGTCGCTAAGGAAGATGTTTGGCAATGGCAGAGCAAGATCTGGAGTCATCGTCCTTCCTTGCG GTGCTGGCAAGAGTTTGGTCGGCGTGACTGCCTGCTGCACTGTGAGGAAGAGAGCACTCGTCCTGTGCAACTCAAGCGTGTCTGTTGAGCAGTGGAAACAGCAGTTCAAAATGTGGTCCACGGCAGACGACAGCATGATTTGCAGATTCACCTCTGATGCCAAGGATAAGCCCATGGGGAGCGGCGTGTTGATCACCACCTACTCCATGATCACACACACTCAGCGAAGGTCATGGGAAGCTGAGCAGACCATGAAGTGGCTTCAGGAGCAGGAGTGGGGAATTATGGTCTTAGATG AGGTGCACACGATTCCCGCCAAGATGTTCCGTAGGGTGTTGACCATTGTCCAGTCGCATTGCAAACTGGGTCTCACTGCAACGCTCCTGAGAGAAGACGACAAGATCGCAGATCTCAATTTCCTCATCGGTCCAAAACTTTATGAAGCGAACTGGCTTGAGTTGCAACGCCGAGGCTTCATTGCTAGAGTCCAGTGTGCTGAGGTTTGGTGTCCAATGACTCCCGAATTTTTCAGAGAGTACTTGGCTTGTAGAACCTCGAAAAAATTG CTTCTCTATGTGATGAACCCAACGAAATTCCAGATGTGTCAGTTCCTAATCAGATACCATGAGCGGAGGTGTGACAAGATCATCGTTTTCTCTGACAATGTGTTTGCCCTGAAGCATTACGCTTTGCAAATGAAGAAGCCTTACATTTACGGTCCAACCTCACAG AACGAGAGAATGCAGATTCTGCAGAATTTCAAGTACAACCCAAAAGTGAATACCATTTTCGTAAGCAAAGTTGCCGACACATCCTTTGATCTGCCAGACGCGAATGTCCTTATTCAAATCTCCTCACACGGCGGCTCCCGAAGACAGGAGGCTCAACGACTGGGTCGAATTTTGAGAGCCAAAAAGG GTGCCATCGCCGAGGAGTACAATGCATTTTTCTACACTCTGGTGTCGCAGGACACAATTGAAATGGGATACTCAAGAAAAAGGTCTCGATTCTTGGTCAACCAAGGCTACAGCTACAAAGTGATCACTAAGCTAGCAGGAATGGACGAA
- the Enoph gene encoding enolase-phosphatase E1 gives MSSTPNQAAEAAKLMKNASAFLLDIEGTTTSISFVKDKLFPYVRENLATYLKENWAEASFQGVLKKLVEQAKADVEAKMEGAVALDDEEESPEKAQDAVKNNVLWMMDADRKAGALKLLQAQMYVKGYEAGSLKGHLYDDVEPQFKKWNEDGKKIYIYSSGNVEAQKLLFKNSEAGDVSALIADYFDTDMGAKVEKESYTKIAEKIGKPIGEVLFFTDIVKEADAATEAGMPVILLEREGNAPLTEADKTKYTVISSFKIEVEEEEVPAKKQKLDVDAKPAEEEKKAEEETMEVQLEEKKVEEKETETEISEEKKESNSTNGVHHKNGTEEKTNGSEDKSNGEEKESNGTEEKTNGESKEEEKSEESAAQKTVSPTKKVVTDEAAGDAPQVAAE, from the exons ATGTCTTCTACTCCGAACCAAGCCGCCGAGGCCGCTAAGCTGATGAAGAACGCTTCCGCCTTCCTTCTGGACATTGAGGGAACCACCACGTCAATTTCTTTCGTGAag GACAAACTCTTCCCTTATGTTCGTGAAAACCTGGCCACATACCTGAAGGAAAACTGGGCAGAGGCGAGCTTCCAAGGGGTTCTCAAGAAGCTGGTGGAGCAAGCCAAGGCTGATGTAGAAGCTAAGATGGAGGGCGCTGTCGCCCTTGACGATGAAGAGGAGTCTCCTGAGAAGGCCCAGGATGCAGTCAAGAACAATGTTCTCTGGATGATGGACGCTGACCGCAAGGCTGGAGCTCTAAAGCTGCTTCAGGCTCAGATGTATGTCAAGGGCTACGAAGCTGGATCACTTAAGGGACA CCTCTACGATGACGTGGAGCCCCAGTTCAAGAAGTGGAATGAAGATGGAAAGAAGATTTACATTTACTCTTCAGGAAACGTGGAAGCACAGAAGTTGCTCTTCAAGAATTCTGAGGCAGGCGACGTCAGCGCCTTGATTGCCGATTACTTTGATACTGATATGGGAGCCAAGGTTGAAAAGGAAAGCTACACAAAGATTGCTGAAAAGATTGGCAAGCCGATCGGAGAGGTGCTTTTCTTCACTGACATCGTGAAAG AGGCTGATGCCGCTACTGAAGCGGGCATGCCAGTCATTTTGTTGGAGAGGGAAGGAAACGCTCCTTTGACTGAGGCAGACAAGACCAAGTATACAGTCATCTCTAGCTTCAAAATCGAGGTTGAGGAGGAAGAAGTCCCTGCCAAGAAACAGAAACTCGATGTAGATGCGAAACCAGCAGAAGAGGAAAAGAAGGCTGAAGAGGAGACAATGGAAGTGCAGCTAGAGGAAAAAAAGGTGGAAGAG AAGGAAACTGAGACGGAGATCAGTGAAGAAAAGAAGGAGAGCAACAGCACAAATGGTGTTCACCACAAAAATGGAACTGAGGAGAAGACAAATGGATCAGAAGATAAGTCAAACGGAGAGGAGAAGGAGTCAAATGGAACAGAGGAGAAGACTAACGGTGAGAGCAAGGAAGAGGAGAAATCCGAGGAATCGGCTGCTCAGAAGACTGTCTCACCGACCAAGAAGGTTGTGACGGACGAAGCGGCCGGCGATGCTCCTCAAGTCGCCGCAGAATAA
- the hay gene encoding general transcription and DNA repair factor IIH helicase subunit XPB isoform X2, translating into MGGPKKFKRDFAEDRRQKKRRREEEDEYRPEDEGEGGELEMVPGCAAQNAEQADEKALEDEYGAKDYRSQMELKADHYSRPLWVAPNGHIFLESFSPVYKHAHDFLIAISEPVCRPEHIHEYKLTPYSLYAAVSVGLQTHDIIEYLKRLSKTTIPEGIMNFIKLCTLSYGKVKLVLKHNKYFVESQFPDVLQKLLKDPVIQECRLRHREEDIEKLGGTTVLEDGLISQTQTKHAVTQFGAKPAPAPPPEAGQSSADGGEEAPAVVPEDITNFYEKMDKEDEEDDQEAVLKTVSFEVNQEKIEVIQKRCIELDYPLLAEYDFRNDSVNPDINIDLKPSAVLRPYQEKSLRKMFGNGRARSGVIVLPCGAGKSLVGVTACCTVRKRALVLCNSSVSVEQWKQQFKMWSTADDSMICRFTSDAKDKPMGSGVLITTYSMITHTQRRSWEAEQTMKWLQEQEWGIMVLDEVHTIPAKMFRRVLTIVQSHCKLGLTATLLREDDKIADLNFLIGPKLYEANWLELQRRGFIARVQCAEVWCPMTPEFFREYLACRTSKKLLLYVMNPTKFQMCQFLIRYHERRCDKIIVFSDNVFALKHYALQMKKPYIYGPTSQNERMQILQNFKYNPKVNTIFVSKVADTSFDLPDANVLIQISSHGGSRRQEAQRLGRILRAKKGAIAEEYNAFFYTLVSQDTIEMGYSRKRSRFLVNQGYSYKVITKLAGMDEEALFYRSREEQGQLLQQVLAASDMDADEERVPGEGGPKSGSSFQRRPGTLSSLSGADDAVYMEYKRSSNVKHPLFKKFRG; encoded by the exons ATGGGAGGAcctaaaaagtttaaaagagACTTCGCTG agGACCGAAGACAAAAGAAACGGAGGAGGGAGGAGGAAGATGAGTACAGACCTGAAGATGAGGGCGAGGGTGGAGAGTTGGAAATGGTTCCAGGCTGTGCTGCCCAAAATGCAGAACAAGCCGATGAGAAAGCCCTTGAAGATGAATATGGGGCGAAAGATTACAGATCCCAAATGGAACTGAAAGCTGATCACTACTCTCGCCCATTGTGGGTG gcaCCTAACGGCCACATTTTCCTAGAATCATTCTCTCCGGTTTACAAACACGCTCACGATTTTCTCATCGCTATTTCGGAGCCAGTCTGTCGTCCTGAACACATCCACGAGTACAAGTTGACTCCTTATTCCTTGTATGCTGCTGTCTCTGTGGGTCTTCAAACACATGATATTATTGAGTATTTGAAAAGGCTGAGCAAAACCACAATTCCTGAAGGAATcatgaatttcatcaaattatgTACTCTGTCCTACGGAAAG GTTAAACTGGTGTTGAAgcacaacaaatattttgtcgaGTCACAGTTTCCTGATGTCCTACAGAAGCTTCTGAAGGATCCTGTGATCCAAGAATGCAGACTGCGCCACAGGGAAGAAGATATTGAAAAACTTGGAGGAACGACTGTTTTGGAAGATGGCCTCATTTCGCAGACTCAAACTAAGCACGCTGTTACCCAG ttCGGCGCCAAGCCTGCTCCAGCACCACCACCAGAGGCTGGGCAAAGCTCTGCTGATGGAGGTGAAGAAGCACCTGCTGTTGTTCCTGAAGATATCACCAATTTCTACGAAAAAATGGACAAGGAGGACGAAGAAGATGACCAAGAAGCGGTTTTGAAAACGGTTTCTTTTGAAGTCAACCAA gaaaaaattgaagtgatTCAAAAGCGTTGCATCGAGCTGGATTACCCACTTCTAGCAGAATATGACTTTAGGAATGACTCAGTAAATCCAGACATCAA CATTGACCTGAAGCCATCGGCTGTTTTGCGCCCTTACCAAGAAAAGTCGCTAAGGAAGATGTTTGGCAATGGCAGAGCAAGATCTGGAGTCATCGTCCTTCCTTGCG GTGCTGGCAAGAGTTTGGTCGGCGTGACTGCCTGCTGCACTGTGAGGAAGAGAGCACTCGTCCTGTGCAACTCAAGCGTGTCTGTTGAGCAGTGGAAACAGCAGTTCAAAATGTGGTCCACGGCAGACGACAGCATGATTTGCAGATTCACCTCTGATGCCAAGGATAAGCCCATGGGGAGCGGCGTGTTGATCACCACCTACTCCATGATCACACACACTCAGCGAAGGTCATGGGAAGCTGAGCAGACCATGAAGTGGCTTCAGGAGCAGGAGTGGGGAATTATGGTCTTAGATG AGGTGCACACGATTCCCGCCAAGATGTTCCGTAGGGTGTTGACCATTGTCCAGTCGCATTGCAAACTGGGTCTCACTGCAACGCTCCTGAGAGAAGACGACAAGATCGCAGATCTCAATTTCCTCATCGGTCCAAAACTTTATGAAGCGAACTGGCTTGAGTTGCAACGCCGAGGCTTCATTGCTAGAGTCCAGTGTGCTGAGGTTTGGTGTCCAATGACTCCCGAATTTTTCAGAGAGTACTTGGCTTGTAGAACCTCGAAAAAATTG CTTCTCTATGTGATGAACCCAACGAAATTCCAGATGTGTCAGTTCCTAATCAGATACCATGAGCGGAGGTGTGACAAGATCATCGTTTTCTCTGACAATGTGTTTGCCCTGAAGCATTACGCTTTGCAAATGAAGAAGCCTTACATTTACGGTCCAACCTCACAG AACGAGAGAATGCAGATTCTGCAGAATTTCAAGTACAACCCAAAAGTGAATACCATTTTCGTAAGCAAAGTTGCCGACACATCCTTTGATCTGCCAGACGCGAATGTCCTTATTCAAATCTCCTCACACGGCGGCTCCCGAAGACAGGAGGCTCAACGACTGGGTCGAATTTTGAGAGCCAAAAAGG GTGCCATCGCCGAGGAGTACAATGCATTTTTCTACACTCTGGTGTCGCAGGACACAATTGAAATGGGATACTCAAGAAAAAGGTCTCGATTCTTGGTCAACCAAGGCTACAGCTACAAAGTGATCACTAAGCTAGCAGGAATGGACGAA